The Streptomyces sp. NBC_00691 genome has a segment encoding these proteins:
- a CDS encoding TetR/AcrR family transcriptional regulator yields MTRFRESVRSLLREQVLDAAYRLVAADGWGGLRMTSIARAAGISRQTLYNEFGSKEAIGKALVQRELEGFLLGIQGELDAHRGALEAAAAAGVGYTLQQAVDNPLVKGVLLADRGGEDDLLAYLTTRPEPVFGTAMTMLDAYAAEAWPDVDEESRGLAVETIVRLTVSHIVQPVASPEESARRIAAITARVAYPGGRA; encoded by the coding sequence ATGACACGTTTCCGCGAGAGCGTCCGGTCCCTGCTGCGCGAGCAGGTGCTCGACGCCGCCTACCGCCTCGTCGCCGCCGACGGGTGGGGTGGGCTGCGCATGACCTCGATCGCGCGCGCCGCCGGTATCAGCCGTCAGACCCTCTACAACGAGTTCGGATCCAAGGAGGCCATCGGCAAGGCCCTCGTCCAGCGCGAGCTGGAGGGCTTCCTGCTCGGGATCCAGGGTGAACTCGACGCACACCGGGGCGCATTGGAGGCCGCGGCGGCGGCCGGGGTCGGCTACACGCTGCAGCAGGCCGTGGACAACCCCCTCGTCAAGGGTGTCCTGCTCGCGGACCGCGGTGGCGAGGACGACCTCCTCGCCTATCTCACGACCCGCCCGGAACCGGTCTTCGGCACGGCGATGACGATGCTCGACGCGTACGCCGCCGAGGCCTGGCCCGATGTGGACGAGGAGTCCCGCGGGCTCGCGGTGGAGACGATCGTGCGGCTCACCGTCAGTCACATCGTGCAGCCGGTGGCGTCCCCGGAGGAGTCGGCGCGGCGCATCGCGGCGATCACGGCAAGGGTCGCGTACCCGGGTGGCAGGGCCTGA
- a CDS encoding cold-shock protein — protein sequence MEGRSKGFVHSFNRAGGYGFVVPVGSEEQVWFSVEDIEGEGRTLSEGQQVSFVLVLGEGRFEAKELRV from the coding sequence GTGGAAGGCAGAAGCAAGGGGTTCGTCCATTCCTTCAACCGCGCCGGCGGGTACGGATTCGTCGTCCCTGTGGGCTCCGAGGAGCAGGTCTGGTTCAGCGTCGAGGACATCGAGGGCGAGGGCCGCACGCTCTCCGAGGGCCAGCAGGTCTCCTTCGTCCTGGTGCTCGGAGAGGGCCGCTTCGAGGCCAAGGAGCTGCGCGTCTGA
- a CDS encoding ArsR/SmtB family transcription factor: MSERVDPAAAAARPHERTPGALELSAAAEVFGLLSDPTRLHLVWLLTRGEADVTALTAACGAARPAVSQHLAKLRLAGLVQFRKDGRRVVYAMPDGHLKRLVVEAISRADHEVSGEPWHD; this comes from the coding sequence ATGTCTGAGCGCGTAGATCCCGCGGCCGCGGCCGCCCGGCCGCACGAGCGGACGCCGGGGGCGCTCGAACTCTCGGCGGCGGCGGAGGTCTTCGGCCTGCTCTCCGACCCCACCCGGCTGCACCTCGTCTGGCTGCTCACCCGTGGCGAGGCCGATGTGACCGCGCTGACGGCGGCCTGCGGGGCCGCACGCCCCGCCGTCAGCCAGCACCTGGCCAAACTGCGTCTCGCCGGTCTCGTCCAGTTCCGCAAGGACGGCCGCCGCGTCGTCTACGCCATGCCGGACGGGCATCTGAAACGGCTGGTGGTCGAGGCGATCAGCCGCGCCGACCACGAGGTGAGCGGCGAACCCTGGCACGACTGA
- a CDS encoding MFS transporter, with protein MLSVLRNPTYRRLFGAQAVALGGTGLATVALSLLAYDLAGANAAAVLGTALAIKMAAYVVLAPLVGALADRVSRRALLVSMDLARAAVVLALPFVGRIWQVYVLILLLQAASAAFTPAFQATIPQVLPDERDYTGALSLARLAYDLESLASPVLAAALLTVVPYAWLFAGTAAGFVASAVLVRTTSLPDRDPEPGPTGGAVPRPRAYARAVAGIRLVLAAPRLRALLALDLAVAAAGAVVLVDTVVLVRDTLGRPAGDVPLALGAYGAGSMAVALLLPRVLDRGGDRAVMVRAAFVLPGALGLLALGLALPPGAWSWPGLLLVWLVTGAAGSAVLTPGGRVVRGSVRSGELPAAFAARFSLSHACWLFTYPLAGWLAATAGPAASAAVLTAVALAGAAGAARLWPPPDPSAVQRGSRISSPSRTTSSP; from the coding sequence ATGCTGTCCGTGCTGCGCAATCCCACCTACCGCCGCCTGTTCGGGGCACAGGCCGTCGCCCTCGGCGGCACCGGGCTGGCGACCGTCGCCCTGAGCCTCCTCGCCTACGACCTGGCGGGCGCCAACGCCGCCGCCGTCCTCGGCACCGCCCTCGCGATCAAGATGGCCGCGTACGTCGTCCTCGCCCCGCTCGTCGGCGCCCTCGCCGACCGGGTGTCCCGGCGGGCGCTGCTCGTCTCCATGGACCTGGCGCGGGCGGCGGTCGTGCTCGCCCTGCCGTTCGTCGGCCGGATCTGGCAGGTGTACGTCCTGATCCTGCTGCTCCAGGCCGCCTCGGCCGCCTTCACGCCGGCGTTCCAGGCGACGATCCCGCAGGTGCTGCCCGACGAACGCGACTACACCGGCGCCCTGTCGCTCGCCCGGCTCGCCTACGACCTGGAGAGCCTGGCGAGCCCGGTGCTCGCCGCCGCGCTGCTGACCGTCGTCCCCTACGCCTGGCTCTTCGCCGGCACCGCCGCGGGGTTCGTCGCCTCCGCCGTCCTGGTCCGCACGACGTCCCTGCCCGACCGGGATCCGGAGCCGGGGCCGACGGGCGGCGCCGTTCCCCGCCCCCGTGCGTACGCCAGGGCGGTCGCCGGCATCCGGCTCGTCCTCGCCGCCCCGCGACTGCGCGCCCTCCTCGCCCTCGACCTGGCCGTCGCGGCCGCCGGGGCGGTCGTGCTCGTCGACACGGTCGTCCTCGTCCGCGACACCCTCGGCCGCCCCGCCGGGGACGTCCCCCTCGCCCTCGGCGCGTACGGCGCGGGCTCGATGGCGGTGGCCCTGCTGCTGCCGCGCGTCCTGGACCGGGGTGGCGACCGGGCCGTCATGGTGCGGGCCGCCTTCGTCCTGCCCGGGGCGCTGGGGCTGCTCGCCCTCGGCCTCGCGCTCCCGCCCGGAGCATGGTCCTGGCCCGGCCTGCTCCTGGTCTGGCTGGTCACGGGCGCGGCCGGCTCGGCGGTGCTCACCCCGGGCGGCCGGGTGGTGCGCGGCTCCGTCCGGAGCGGGGAGCTGCCCGCCGCCTTCGCGGCGCGCTTCTCCCTGTCGCACGCCTGCTGGCTGTTCACCTATCCGCTGGCAGGCTGGCTCGCCGCGACGGCCGGCCCGGCCGCCTCGGCGGCCGTGCTCACGGCCGTGGCGCTGGCGGGGGCCGCGGGCGCGGCGAGGCTGTGGCCGCCCCCGGACCCGAGCGCGGTTCAGCGCGGCAGTCGCATCTCCAGTCCGTCCAGAACCACCTCGAGTCCGTAG
- a CDS encoding radical SAM protein: MDRFPGVPPEAVFKEDLLRGGLAFDPSALSGNEGGEVKPKSYFIFSFDHRTLPELGEAALNRPPEEIVLTGGPYGLRRTVVSVRVNPSSPYRVAPDGDGTLALFLDGVRIADVGLPPMPEYYRHPLANGKSVMEVAPTIQWGYLIYLTVFRVCQYFGAKEECQYCDINHNWRQHKAAGRPYTGVKPVDEVLEALEIIDRHDTARTSTAYTLTGGAVTSQVGGKDEADFYGQYARAIEERFPGRWIGKVVAQALPKEDVRRFHDYGIRIYHPNYEVWDRRLFELYCPGKERYIGRDEWHRRILDSAEIFGPRNVIPNFVAGVEMARPSGFLTVDEAIASTREGLRFFMSRGITPRFTTWCPEPTTPLGRENPDGAPLEYHLRLLEAYTATLEEYGLTAPPGYGPAGPGRAVFSVSSFMDALPPAPGE; encoded by the coding sequence ATGGACCGCTTCCCCGGAGTGCCTCCGGAGGCCGTGTTCAAGGAGGACCTGCTGCGCGGCGGACTCGCCTTCGACCCGTCCGCGCTGTCCGGGAACGAGGGGGGTGAGGTGAAGCCGAAGTCGTACTTCATCTTCTCCTTCGACCACCGCACGCTGCCGGAGCTCGGGGAGGCGGCGCTGAACCGTCCGCCGGAGGAGATCGTGCTCACGGGCGGGCCGTACGGGCTCCGCCGCACGGTGGTGTCGGTACGGGTCAACCCGTCGTCCCCCTACCGGGTGGCGCCGGACGGCGACGGGACGCTCGCGCTGTTCCTCGACGGGGTCAGGATCGCCGATGTCGGTCTGCCGCCGATGCCGGAGTACTACCGGCACCCGCTGGCCAACGGCAAGTCCGTGATGGAGGTCGCGCCGACCATCCAGTGGGGCTATCTGATCTATCTGACGGTCTTCCGGGTCTGCCAGTACTTCGGCGCCAAGGAGGAGTGCCAGTACTGCGACATCAACCACAACTGGCGCCAGCACAAGGCGGCGGGCCGCCCGTACACCGGAGTGAAGCCGGTCGACGAGGTCCTGGAGGCGCTCGAGATCATCGACCGCCACGACACGGCCCGTACCTCCACCGCGTACACCCTCACCGGCGGGGCGGTCACGTCGCAGGTCGGCGGGAAGGACGAGGCCGACTTCTACGGGCAGTACGCGCGCGCGATCGAGGAGCGGTTCCCGGGCCGCTGGATCGGCAAGGTCGTCGCGCAGGCGCTGCCGAAGGAGGACGTGCGGAGGTTCCACGACTACGGCATCCGGATCTACCACCCGAACTACGAGGTGTGGGACCGCCGGCTGTTCGAGCTGTACTGCCCCGGCAAGGAACGCTACATCGGCCGGGACGAGTGGCACCGCAGGATCCTGGACTCCGCCGAGATCTTCGGGCCGCGCAATGTCATCCCGAACTTCGTCGCGGGCGTCGAGATGGCCCGGCCCTCCGGCTTCCTGACGGTCGACGAGGCGATCGCCTCCACCCGGGAGGGCCTGCGGTTCTTCATGTCGCGCGGGATCACGCCCCGGTTCACCACCTGGTGCCCGGAGCCGACGACCCCGCTGGGCCGGGAGAACCCGGACGGGGCGCCGCTCGAGTACCACCTGCGACTGCTTGAGGCGTACACGGCGACGCTGGAGGAGTACGGGCTGACGGCGCCGCCCGGTTACGGGCCGGCCGGTCCGGGGCGTGCGGTGTTCTCGGTGAGTTCGTTCATGGACGCGCTGCCGCCGGCGCCGGGCGAGTAG
- a CDS encoding ABC transporter substrate-binding protein, whose protein sequence is MRTQITRRLLGTLAVVSTLALTATACGSDATDGGGGSGPKDVAAALEKGGKVTVWAWEPTLKKVAEDFEKKYPGVDIELVNAGTGDKQYTALQNAMAAGSGAPDVAQVEYYALGQFAIGKSVEDLSSYGAQQYGTTFTAGPWTAVTRDKAVYALPMDSGPMALFYNKKVFDRHGIKVPTTWDEYVEAARALHKADPEIFITNDTGDAGATTSLIWQAGGRPYRSQGTDVTIDFGDEGTKKYTATWQKLLDEKLVAPISSWSDAWYKGLADGSLATLSIGAWMPANLTSGVASASGDWRVAPLPQWTKGDKASAENGGSSLAVPKAARNKELAYAFAEFATTGAGASARVAAGAFPATRADLESEAFLETAFPYFGGQQANRIFAESARNVGEDWSYLPYQVYANSIFNDTVGKAYVSPTTLTDGLEKWQEAGVAYGNDQGFTVNR, encoded by the coding sequence ATGAGAACGCAGATCACCCGCCGACTCCTCGGCACCCTCGCCGTCGTCTCCACGCTCGCGCTGACCGCCACGGCCTGCGGCTCCGACGCCACGGACGGCGGTGGCGGCAGCGGACCGAAGGACGTCGCGGCCGCGCTGGAGAAGGGCGGGAAGGTGACCGTGTGGGCCTGGGAGCCCACGCTCAAGAAGGTGGCGGAGGACTTCGAGAAGAAGTACCCCGGGGTCGACATCGAGCTGGTCAACGCGGGCACCGGCGACAAGCAGTACACCGCCCTGCAGAACGCGATGGCGGCCGGCTCCGGCGCCCCCGACGTGGCGCAGGTCGAGTACTACGCCCTCGGCCAGTTCGCCATAGGCAAGTCCGTCGAGGACCTCTCCTCCTACGGCGCCCAGCAGTACGGCACGACCTTCACCGCCGGCCCGTGGACCGCCGTCACCCGGGACAAGGCCGTCTACGCGCTGCCCATGGACTCGGGCCCCATGGCCCTCTTCTACAACAAGAAGGTCTTCGACCGGCACGGCATCAAGGTGCCGACGACCTGGGACGAGTACGTGGAGGCGGCCCGCGCCCTCCACAAGGCCGACCCCGAGATCTTCATCACCAACGACACCGGCGACGCCGGCGCCACCACCAGCCTCATCTGGCAGGCGGGCGGCCGTCCGTACCGGAGCCAGGGCACGGACGTCACGATCGACTTCGGCGACGAGGGCACCAAGAAGTACACCGCGACCTGGCAGAAGCTCCTCGACGAGAAGCTGGTCGCGCCGATCAGCTCGTGGAGCGACGCCTGGTACAAGGGTCTGGCCGACGGCTCCCTCGCCACCCTCTCCATCGGCGCCTGGATGCCGGCCAACCTGACGTCCGGGGTCGCGTCCGCCTCCGGCGACTGGCGGGTCGCGCCGCTGCCGCAGTGGACCAAGGGCGACAAGGCGAGCGCGGAGAACGGCGGCAGCTCGCTCGCCGTGCCGAAGGCCGCCAGGAACAAGGAACTCGCCTACGCCTTCGCGGAGTTCGCCACGACGGGGGCCGGTGCCAGCGCCCGCGTCGCCGCGGGCGCCTTCCCCGCGACGCGCGCGGACCTGGAGTCGGAGGCGTTCCTGGAGACCGCCTTCCCGTACTTCGGCGGCCAGCAGGCCAACCGGATCTTCGCCGAGTCCGCCCGTAACGTCGGGGAGGACTGGTCCTACCTGCCGTACCAGGTGTACGCGAACTCGATCTTCAACGACACCGTGGGCAAGGCGTACGTCTCCCCCACCACCCTCACCGACGGCCTGGAGAAGTGGCAGGAGGCCGGCGTGGCGTACGGCAACGACCAGGGCTTCACGGTGAACCGGTAG